One Streptomyces sp. NBC_01237 genomic region harbors:
- a CDS encoding DUF3152 domain-containing protein has translation MVAEQGGRRTRRAAGQGRGTGRGRRTRREARRARTRIRVLGATAVPAVLVALALLTGPWGGEAKSPAAAGASAGSGPADSADSADSAKPATTPKPPPAVSPTADADDTAEPPAGSVPRSASGRFTVARPVGGTQGKGEVHHYRVEVERGSGLTAGPAAAEISEIFGDPRGWTGPGDDAFRQISSGPAGLVIRIATPDTVDKLCGAYGLRTRGEVNCRIGTTVVVNLKRWIKGSPRFDGPIHDYRALIINHEVGHWLGHGHEPVRGRDAGPPR, from the coding sequence GTGGTGGCTGAGCAGGGCGGACGGCGTACGCGCCGTGCAGCGGGGCAGGGGCGGGGCACGGGGCGCGGGCGGCGCACGCGGCGCGAGGCCCGGCGGGCCCGGACGCGGATACGGGTGCTGGGGGCGACGGCGGTCCCGGCGGTGCTGGTGGCCCTGGCGCTGCTGACCGGTCCATGGGGCGGGGAGGCGAAGTCCCCGGCCGCCGCGGGTGCCTCGGCCGGCTCAGGCCCTGCGGACTCCGCGGACTCGGCCGACTCCGCGAAGCCCGCCACCACCCCGAAGCCGCCCCCCGCCGTCTCGCCCACGGCCGACGCGGACGACACCGCCGAGCCGCCCGCCGGCTCCGTACCGCGTTCCGCCTCCGGCCGGTTCACCGTGGCGCGGCCCGTCGGCGGCACCCAGGGCAAGGGAGAGGTCCACCACTACCGGGTCGAGGTGGAGCGGGGCAGCGGGCTCACCGCCGGGCCCGCGGCGGCGGAGATCAGCGAGATCTTCGGCGATCCGCGCGGCTGGACCGGGCCGGGCGACGACGCCTTCCGGCAGATCTCCTCGGGACCGGCCGGGCTGGTGATCCGGATCGCCACGCCCGACACCGTCGACAAGCTCTGCGGCGCGTACGGGCTGCGGACCCGCGGCGAGGTCAACTGCCGGATCGGCACGACGGTCGTGGTGAACCTCAAGCGGTGGATCAAGGGCTCGCCCCGGTTCGACGGGCCGATCCACGACTACCGCGCGCTGATCATCAACCACGAGGTCGGGCACTGGCTCGGCCACGGCCACGAACCTGTCCGGGGGCGGGACGCCGGGCCCCCGCGATGA